Genomic segment of Prochlorococcus marinus CUG1433:
TTATTATTCATCCACCTGAGAAAAAATATTTAAATTTATTTAGTAAAGTAATTTCTAGTTTTTCGGCTCAATTTAAATTAGATAAAATTAATTTCATTTCTGGTCATATTAATCCTCAAATTATTGAAACTTTAAAAAATGTAAGTTACCAATTTCAAAACACAACTATTACTTGCTCTAATCCAGGCTATAAACTTATTAGCGAACTTTGGAATCAAAGAAATCCTACCTTAGAAAACTTTATTGAAATTCAATTGCCTGAAATAAATATAATCAAAAAAGAACTTAATTTAGAATTAAATAACATTTCACTAGAGTTAATCCCCATTCCAACAGCACGTTGGCCTGGTGGCCTGATAATTTATGAACGTAATCAAGAAATACTTCTTAGTGAAAAAATTTTCTCTGCTCATATTGCTTCTGCTGAGTGGTCTGAAACAAATCGAATTAGTACAGAAATTGATAGGAAACATTTTTATGATTGCTTGATGGCACCAATGTCTAATCAAGTAGTATCAATAACTGAAAAAATTGCAGATTATGACATTAAAACTATTGCACCATTACATGGTCCCGCCATCGAATATAGCTTAAAGAGCTTTTTAAATGACTATATTAGATGGGGCGAGAATCTCTCAACAAATAATCCTAAGATCACTCTGATATATGCAAGTGCGTATGGAAATACAGCCTCAATAGGCGATGCATTGGCTAAAGGAATAAATAGAACCTCTGTAGAAGTTGAAAGTATTAATTGTGAATTTACACCTAATGATGTACTTGTAAAATCTATCAAAAATGCTGATGGATATTTAATAGGCTCCCCTACATTGGGTGGTCACGCTCCAACTCCAATAGTTAGTGCACTAGGAACATTATTAGCAGAGGGTAATAGAGATAAACCAGTAGGAATTTTTGGTAGTTTTGGTTGGAGCGGCGAAGCTATAGATTTACTTGAAACAAAATTAAAAGACGGTGGTTTTAAGTTTAGTTTTGACCCTATAAGGATTAAATTCAGCCCAAATAAACCAAAGATTAAAGAGCTAGAAGAAATAGGAACTCACTTTGGAAGAAAAATTATAAAAAAAGCAAAGAAAAAACCTCGAAAATCAGACACTGGAATGATTACAAGCAAAACGGATCCAAAGCTACAAGCTCTTGGAAGAGTCATAGGTTCACTATGTGTCCTGACAGCCTCTAAAGGTAAAGATGAGAACAATATTAAAGGAGCTATGCTTGCATCTTGGGTTAGTCAAGCAAGTTTTTCTCCGCCCGGATTAAGTATTGCAGTAGCAAAAGATAGATCGGTAGAATCTCTTCTGCAAATAGGAGATTCATTCGCATTAAATATTCTTAGTGAAAAAGATTTTAAAGAACCTTTGAAAAGATTCACAAAGCCCTTTTCACCAGGAGAAGATAGATTTGAAGGAATAAATATTGAATTAACTCCTAATGAGCAGATAATAATTCCTAACTCTTTAGCATGGTTGGATGCGTCTGTAAAAGAAAGAATGGAATGTGGAGATCATTGGGTAATATACGCTGAAGTACTACACGGTAATATACTAAAATCCGATTGTCTTACTGCAGTTCATCACCGTAAAACTGGTGCTAACTATTAAATTTATTTATCTTATTTATGACTGGAACAAAAGAGCTAATAATTATTTCAGCTAGTTGCGGGAAAAATCTAGAACTTTCTGAGAAATTCCTTAAAAAAAGTAATGAACTTAACATAAGTTCCGAAATTTTAGATCTTACCACTCTTAATATTCCATTATTTAATCCAAGAATTCACAGCAAAGAAAATATTCCAAATGAAATACGAGAATTAAAAAAAAAGCTTTTCAAGATTGAAAAGTGGGTGATTTGTGCGCCTGAATATAATGGATCTATACCTCCCATTCTCTCCAACTTTATAGCATGGCTTTCTATTTCGGGAGATGACTTTAGAAATTTATTTAATGGTCAACCGATTGCAATTGCAACGTTTTCTGGCGGGATAGGATTAGAACTTCTCACTTCATTACGCATACAACTAGTTCATTTAGGAAGTCAGGTATTAGGAAGACAACTTTTGTCCTCTTACAGTAAACCAATAGATATAAAATCTATTGAAGATATTATTAAAAGGCTTATGCAAATGAAAAAATTACAAATATAAACTTTTAAAACTTAAAAGAATTTCATTTTTTTTCGTTCCAAACTTTCAAAATTTCCTTAGCCATAGGAAGTGCATGTACAGATCCGCCACCAGGAGTATTTTGTGCAAAAGCAACTACGAGTAATTCACTTCCCTCTGACGGAGTAAAGCACACAAACCAAGCATGGTCCAAGCCAGTCTTCCAATCTTCAGCCGTCCCTGTTTTGCCAGAGACTGGCGGCAAATTAGTTATTCCAGTATTAATTGCCACTCCAGTACCTGATTCAACAACTTTCCTCAAGCCTCTATTTATTAATTTGATATGTTCAGGATCAATATCAAGTTTAATTCGTGACTGATCATACAAAAATTCTCCATCTTTTTTAACTAAATAAGGAGTTACTAAATAACCTCCATTAGCAATAACAGCATATGCTCTAGCGATTTGCATTGGAGTTACTTGAACGACCATTTGTCCAATAGACATACTCGCAATATCTTCTGCCACCCACGGGGTTCTTCCTGGCTCGCCCCAGCCTCTACCTTCTTTTGCCCACTTACTACTTGCTACAAGGCCTATATTCTCCTGTTCAGAAATTTCGATCCCAGATAAAGAGTTAAAACCAAGCTTTCTTGAAACCTCATAAATTTCATCAACGCCTACACCATATCCAACTTGATAAAAGAAAGTATTACTTGAAACTCTTAACGCATCTTCATACCCTATTACTCCAAAACCTAGATCATTGTGCTCTCTAAAACATTGACTTCCATATGTGATACATGGTTTTGTTTCTAGCAAAGTATCTATAGGAAATTTTCCACTTTCTAAGCCAGCTAAAGCCGTTACAATTTTCCAAACACTTCCTGGATCATAAGCATTTAATGCCCTATTAAAAAGGGGTTTTTCAGGAGAATTAAATATATTATTATATTCTTTTTCAGGCTTAAAATCCTTTGAAAAAAAATTCAAATCAAAATTAGGCCTACTTGCCATGGCTCTTATTGCACCGTCTCTTGGATCCATAACTATTATCGCTCCAGCTTTTTTATCTTTTAGAACTTCCTCAGCAACTAGTTGCAGATTAAGGTCGAGGGTTAGTTCAATATCTTTACCTTGTACTGAAGGTCTTGTACCCAATGATCTTTGAAATTTTCCTAATGAATTTACTTCAACCATTTCTCCACCCCATTCACCTCTTATTGAATCTTCGTAAACGTATTCAATTCCTGTTCTTCCTATTAAGTCATTTAATTTATAACCCTTCTTAGACAAGAATTTATATTCAGATTCAGTAATTGGCTGAGTATAACCAATAACATGCGCAGCAACCGATTTGTAAGGATAATTTCTAATTAATTTAGTAGTTATTTCAAAACTAATTAAATTATCTTCATTTTCCTTGAATTTAATTAATTGATCTACATTTAAATCATCAAGAATAGTTACTGAAAGTTTTTGATTTTTTATACCATCAGAAAATTTTTTTTGAATTGAATTACTGTCAATATTTAACAAGTTAGAAATGCTTGATTTGTGTTTTTCCCAATTGTTTTTATTAACAGATTGAGGCTTTATTATTAAAGAGTATTTAACCCTACTATCTGCTAAAACAGAACCATTTTTATCTAGTATTCTTCCGCGTATTGGCTGTGAAGCAATAAGTCTGATCCTATTCTCATCTGACATCTTCTTAAAAGATTCATAATTTAAAAGTTGTAAAAAAATTAACCTTAATAGAATCAGTAAAAACGAAAAAGAAGTAAAAATAAGTAAAACCAGAGGTTTTCTCTTTAATAAAATATGTTTTTTATTAGGACTTGTTTGCAAAAATATAAATTTATTTAAATATTGTTTTTTTCAATAAAGCAATAGATAATTTAATTTCTTTAAGTCTATTGATTAAAACTTCATAGTCACTAACTTCTTTGTTCAGATAAAACTCATCATTATCAATATTATTTGAATTCCAATTTTCACTCATGAAACTTATGCTATTTAAAGTGCTTATTCTAATTAATATTATTTTAAATAAGAAAATTATTTTTTCATAAATATATTAACTTAGATACTTTAAAAATATCAAAAAAACTTAATTTAATTGATCAATATTTTGTTCAAAATAAGGATTGCAACTATTTTTAGATATTCCTAAAGACCAGCCAACAAATGATGAAACAAATATCGTTATGATTAATGGCAGGATAGCTTGTTGAGTATTTTCAAGACTCAACCATTCTCTCCAACTACTAAAAAACCTTTCTCTTTGAAATTTTCTCTTTTCATTTTCCAATAATCTTGCTTTTTTAGCAAAAGATTTAGCCACCCACTTTTCAAAAGGAATTTTCTTTATAATTGCCATCTTTCTTTCAACTTCCAACAATTGTCCTGAACTTAAATAAGGATGGAATGTATTTATCAATTCAAGAGTTTTCAAAAACATTTCAACAGTTGCATCTTTTATCAGCTTTTGATCATGGCTTAAATCTGACCACTCTAATTCTGGGTAAAATCGGCTCCTATTGGGTTTTATTTGATCCTCTGACATTTGTCCAGGTTCGCGAAGCCATCTGTATGTATTTTCATCAAATCTCCGCCAATACAAAAAAGGATTAATAAAAATTTTTTTGCCAGAAACTTTTACTACATCTTGTTGAAGATGATTTGTTATCTTTCTTTCTGAGTTTGTTGATTTTATCAAAATCATAAATTAATAATCTAATTAAAGATTATCTATTATTTGCTATTTTTCCAGAAAAATCATAAATTTTTCTATGCGTCTTATTTTATTGACAATTGCCAGCGCTTTTTCAAATAACTACAGTACTCACAATTCGATGAAGATTTTGGAAAAATATCTGAACGCAGTAAATTAACAGTCTCGATTATCTTAGATTCTACCCATGATGTTGAACAATCTAGTCTAATTAAATGAACATCAAAATTTAATTGATTATTAAAAACTTGTTCGTTTTTTTTTGCATTAAAATATAAAAGATAAGCTTCATTAGCAACTTGAAAACCGTTTTTTCTAAATAACCACTGATACATTTCCAATTGTCTTTTATAAGCTTTTGCATATTGATATTTATTAAAAGTCTCTGACCAATCAAAATTATTTTTAGATGTTGCCTTTACATCAACAATAATTAGATCGCCATTTTTTTTCTGCCAAATATCATCCACAGCCCCACCAAAATCATATTTATATTCAATTGACTTATACCTGATCCCTTGAAAATTGCTTCTCCAACTCTCTAAATCATTATGTTTAAAAGGAACAGCATCAATACCATGTTCAATAAATAAAGGATGTGGCTCCTGAATTTTTCTATAATAATCAAATTCATTTTTACATAAATTATCCACAGCAATATTTAGGGTGAATGGTAATGAAGGGGGTTTTATTTGATATTTTTTATCAAGTACGCAACATCTTGGACAATTTAAATATTTTTCCACAGTAGATCTACTTAATTTAATAATCTTGCTCATTAAATTTTAAAAATAATTAAAAAAATTAGAAATGTTCATCTCCCTGATATTTAGTTTCTCAAATAGGACAACATTCAATTTATATGAAAAAACCTTGATAAAAAGAATTATTCCCAACATTACTCAAACCGAAAAAGATTGTTGAACTTATTTTAGATAATTCGTTGGGATTTACAATAAAATAGATTAGTAAATAATTTAATTAAAATATAAAATTTTTAGTAAAAACTATATTCTTCAAAAAAAAATTATTTGAATAAATGAAAGGTTTAGATAATGAGAAACAATTTAGAACGAAAAATTTCCAAAAAATAATCAGAAATATAATCCTTTTCAATCTCTTATGCTTTCTTTATACACAACTAATTTAAAAAAATATGATATCGGTACTTATGAAAACCTTTCAGGAAAATCATAGGCTATAAATTAATATTAAATTACTGAAATTAAATGAATTTTTTAATTACATCTTGGTTTATTTTTCCAAACTGGGGAGTCACAATTTATATTTCCTGATTGTTTTTTACTCTGAATATTAATGACTTTTGTTACCCAATCAGGTTCATTAGTCTCTCGGGTATATCCTTCAGAACCAGTCAAAAAACAAAAATATTTTGCTAAGTTATACCCTATATGTTTACGAGTAATTGGATTCCAATCAAGAGAACTATAAGATCCTTTATTGCGTTTTACTTGAATCCCTGCAGAGAAATTATCGCAATTAATTCTTACTTTACCAGTAAATGTCAAAAGATATTTTGAATGCTCTCCAAATTCATTTCGAGTTCCAATTCTTTTCATATAAAAACGTAATTTACCATTCCTAACTTGTACATCTTCAGTATCTATTGACCAATTCTTATTGATTTTAATCCATTTATCAGTTTTACCTTGAGGAATTCCTGCATAACCAGCATTAGGTATTGCGCAAAAAAGTATTAGCAGAAGAAATAATTTTCTCACGGCATAAATTTTCAATTAAAAAGAATACTAATTATTTTATTTCATAAATGCAATAAATATATAAAGAACTTATTAGTGTAAGCCAGAAGTAAGCAACAAATAAAATAAATAAAAGTTGAACAAAAATTAAATCAACGAATATTTTTTTGAGAATATATAAATTAATTCGCTTTACTGGAAATTAATCATAATTGATGCAGAACTGTTTAAAAATTTAAAATTATGAATGTCTTTACAAATAATATTAAATTCTAAGATCTTCAATGTTAGAAATTTTTTTAGAAAAATGGACAGTAGTAAGTACCGCTTTCTGAGCTATATTCTTTATCTCTTCTATAAACTTGATCTACGAATTTTACATCTAACATAAAAATTCCAGACTTAACCAATATTGGGTTTTTTCGATCAGTTTCATCGATTATTTGATATTTAATTGGATTTACCCCAGGTTGCATTGATAAATAAACTTTATTTCTCTTTTTGGAAATTTTAAATTTTATTTTGTCAGAAGCTCTTCCAGAGTCATAATCTTTTTGTACTGAGGGGGGGTTACTTGGTGATAAACCCCGAGTAAAATTTTGCAAAACAACAACTAAATCTTCTCTCACAGGAGTCTCATAATCTACAAAATATCCTACAGTGGTTTTATTTCTGACACCAGGACATTCTCCTACATAAACAACTCTATCAAGATTCAGAACTCTAAGTGAAGGAGACCCAACACTTTCAATACCAAGTGTTGCTTGAGAAATATTAGCGACCATCTCAGCTTTTGATTCGATTACGCTAGAGGTTTGAAAGGAAGAAAGAGTAGTGCAGATTAAAATCTTAAAAAAAATCTTTAATTTGCTTTTGAAATTGTTCATTAATCTAATTAAAGGTTCAATTAAAATAAAATTATAAAAATTTTTGTTTAAATTTCATAAAATCATCTCATAGAATTCGCTATGGATCAAATATAATAAAATATTTGGAAATTTTATACGAAATTTCTCTATTTTTCTTAATTAGTTATTGGAATAACATATAGTATTTAGTAAATAAAAATTTAAAAGACAAGCAAAGATGAGAAGATTCATAAAATTAGTATCAATTAATACCTTATTTTTTTTGCTGAGCATATACTCCCCAATATACTCTTATGAATTAAAGAACTTAATTTTTTCCAAAAGAAATTTGAGCAATAATTTAATTGCCTCAAATAATAAAGTAAAAACTGTCATCACAAAGGGTTTTGGTTCAACTGTTGATGAAGCGTCGCAAAATGCTCTTAAGAACGCTTTAAAACAAGTAGTAGGATCTTTTATAGATTCAGAAACTCTTTTTAGCAAAAAAAAAGAAATTACTAATGGAATAGTTGAACTATCAAAAACAGTAAAGAAAGATATGCAAGATTATTCTCAAGGCTCCATAAAATATTTTGAGATTTTAAATACAGAAGAAAAAAATGGGATCTTTATTGTTAAAGCAAAAGTTGAGGTTCTAGAAGGAGAATTTTCAAGATTTATTAAAAAATTTGCATTTGCAGAATCAAGTTTTCCTGGCGCAGAAATCTCAAACGTGATAGAAACGAACTTAAACAATAAGAAATCAAAAGCAGAATTAATATCTAATAAAATTATCCAACCATTAACAGAGGGTACTGTTTATGATATGAAAATAGGAAATTGGCAATTTATAAATGATTGGCAAAATTTTTGCGCAGGAAACTTTTACTATCAAAGTTTGCTAAATGGATGCGGAATTTTCCAGAACAATAATGTCATTCTTGCAACAGTAGAGATTTCGGTAAATAAAAATTTTCTAAATAATGCATTAAACATTTTTGAAAAAACAAAATCTAAGACTTTTTATCTGAATAATAATGGTGGTTTTCATGCTGTTTCGGGAAGGTTAGGTAAAAATAATGATTTACGAATTGCAATTAATCAACCAACTAGTACTAAGATTTATTTATTCAAAGATATAAGGAATGAGCTTAGTTCCTATAAAGAATATCCTGCATCAAACAGTCATCCTTTATTTTTTGCTAATTCTCTTCAATTAAAGACATCAAAAGTAGGGATATTAAGATATGGTGCACCATCGATCAGTCTCCTTAATTCAAAGAAAAAAGAAATATTTAGATATTCCTGTAATGTATATGAATGTCCGTATAGCAATAATATTAAATTTTTACCTATTTCTAATGGAGTAATACCTCAATTTTCACTATTTGGATGTGCTGATATCGGTAATGGGTGTGTCACTACAGTCATTCCTAAGGCGAAATATTTAGTAATGTTGAACTTTTCTACAGAAGTATTAAAAACAATTAAAGACATAAAAGTAGAATATCAAAAGCAAAATAACTATTAAAATTTAAAATAAAATGACAAAGAACTTTTAATCAATATTTTTTGGATTCTTGTACCAACAAAATAAAAATTTTTTAAATTACTAATTCTTTTTTTCTTGAAAAATAGATTTTATTTTTTTTGCTTTTTTGACATTCTTTTCATCCAACAATACTGTGACTTTTACAAAATTATTTTTCTCGTAGCATTTCTTTATTGTCTTTATTCCACTCAAAGTAATTTTGCTATCGAAACTACTCTTGGCAATTGCTTTATTAGCCTCTTTTTTAATTTGTCCACTAATCTTAGACTTTTCATCATTTAATAAAAAATATTTTTTATTATATTCAACTCCAGTTTCCAAAAATCTTGCTATTTTTACAATGGCATTATTTTCAGCCTCCATATAGGCATCCTCTATTTCCTCAAAATCGTCAAAATAAACTTTGACTTTTGAAGTAGAGTAAATTTTCAAATTAGGTTGTCTTTTATTTCTAACTTTTAATCCGGTTTTATACGGATAAAATTTACAGCTTTTTGCTTTTACAGTATCAGTTTTACAACTAATAAAAA
This window contains:
- a CDS encoding diflavin flavoprotein, producing MSDIHIGLLAENQNLSTFEISENFYCVRFLDQNKERFELEFNLEKGTSFNTFFIRSHEELFIIHPPEKKYLNLFSKVISSFSAQFKLDKINFISGHINPQIIETLKNVSYQFQNTTITCSNPGYKLISELWNQRNPTLENFIEIQLPEINIIKKELNLELNNISLELIPIPTARWPGGLIIYERNQEILLSEKIFSAHIASAEWSETNRISTEIDRKHFYDCLMAPMSNQVVSITEKIADYDIKTIAPLHGPAIEYSLKSFLNDYIRWGENLSTNNPKITLIYASAYGNTASIGDALAKGINRTSVEVESINCEFTPNDVLVKSIKNADGYLIGSPTLGGHAPTPIVSALGTLLAEGNRDKPVGIFGSFGWSGEAIDLLETKLKDGGFKFSFDPIRIKFSPNKPKIKELEEIGTHFGRKIIKKAKKKPRKSDTGMITSKTDPKLQALGRVIGSLCVLTASKGKDENNIKGAMLASWVSQASFSPPGLSIAVAKDRSVESLLQIGDSFALNILSEKDFKEPLKRFTKPFSPGEDRFEGINIELTPNEQIIIPNSLAWLDASVKERMECGDHWVIYAEVLHGNILKSDCLTAVHHRKTGANY
- a CDS encoding NAD(P)H-dependent oxidoreductase; translation: MTGTKELIIISASCGKNLELSEKFLKKSNELNISSEILDLTTLNIPLFNPRIHSKENIPNEIRELKKKLFKIEKWVICAPEYNGSIPPILSNFIAWLSISGDDFRNLFNGQPIAIATFSGGIGLELLTSLRIQLVHLGSQVLGRQLLSSYSKPIDIKSIEDIIKRLMQMKKLQI
- the mrdA gene encoding penicillin-binding protein 2, with translation MQTSPNKKHILLKRKPLVLLIFTSFSFLLILLRLIFLQLLNYESFKKMSDENRIRLIASQPIRGRILDKNGSVLADSRVKYSLIIKPQSVNKNNWEKHKSSISNLLNIDSNSIQKKFSDGIKNQKLSVTILDDLNVDQLIKFKENEDNLISFEITTKLIRNYPYKSVAAHVIGYTQPITESEYKFLSKKGYKLNDLIGRTGIEYVYEDSIRGEWGGEMVEVNSLGKFQRSLGTRPSVQGKDIELTLDLNLQLVAEEVLKDKKAGAIIVMDPRDGAIRAMASRPNFDLNFFSKDFKPEKEYNNIFNSPEKPLFNRALNAYDPGSVWKIVTALAGLESGKFPIDTLLETKPCITYGSQCFREHNDLGFGVIGYEDALRVSSNTFFYQVGYGVGVDEIYEVSRKLGFNSLSGIEISEQENIGLVASSKWAKEGRGWGEPGRTPWVAEDIASMSIGQMVVQVTPMQIARAYAVIANGGYLVTPYLVKKDGEFLYDQSRIKLDIDPEHIKLINRGLRKVVESGTGVAINTGITNLPPVSGKTGTAEDWKTGLDHAWFVCFTPSEGSELLVVAFAQNTPGGGSVHALPMAKEILKVWNEKK
- a CDS encoding PD-(D/E)XK nuclease family protein, producing the protein MSKIIKLSRSTVEKYLNCPRCCVLDKKYQIKPPSLPFTLNIAVDNLCKNEFDYYRKIQEPHPLFIEHGIDAVPFKHNDLESWRSNFQGIRYKSIEYKYDFGGAVDDIWQKKNGDLIIVDVKATSKNNFDWSETFNKYQYAKAYKRQLEMYQWLFRKNGFQVANEAYLLYFNAKKNEQVFNNQLNFDVHLIRLDCSTSWVESKIIETVNLLRSDIFPKSSSNCEYCSYLKKRWQLSIK